In Rhineura floridana isolate rRhiFlo1 chromosome 22, rRhiFlo1.hap2, whole genome shotgun sequence, a single genomic region encodes these proteins:
- the SSR2 gene encoding translocon-associated protein subunit beta — MKLLILTVLAAISSIRCEEGARLLASKSLLNRYAVEGRDLTLQYNIYNVGSSAALEVELSDDSFPPEDFGIVSGMLNVKWDRIAPASNVSHTVVLRPLKAGYFNFTSATITYLAQEGGQVVVGFTSAPGQGGILAQREFDRRFSPHFLDWAAFGVMTLPSIGIPLLLWYSSKRKYDTPKTKKN, encoded by the exons ATGAAGCTGTTGATTCTCACCGTGCTGGCCGCCATCTCTTCTATCCGATGTGAGGAAGGGGCCAGGCTTCTGGCCTCCAAGTCCCTGTTGAACAGATATGCCGTCGAGGGTCGGGATCTGACTTTGCAGTACAACATCTACAACGTTGGCTCTAG TGCTGCCTTAGAAGTGGAGTTGTCGGACGATTCATTTCCTCCAGAAGACTTTGGCATTGTTTCCGGGATGCTCAATGTCAAGTGGGATAGGATCGCACC TGCCAGCAACGTGTCCCACACGGTAGTCCTCAGGCCCCTGAAAGCCGGCTACTTCAACTTCACATCGGCCACTATCACGTACCTGGCGCAGGAAGGAGGCCAAGTGGTG GTTGGCTTCACCAGCGCCCCAGGACAAGGGGGGATCCTTGCCCAACGAGAATTCGACCGGAGGTTTTCGCCACACTTT CTGGATTGGGCAGCCTTTGGGGTCATGACCCTCCCCTCCATTGGCATCCCCCTGCTGCTCTGGTACTCGAGCAAAAGGAAGTACGAcacccccaagaccaagaagaaCTGA
- the LOC133375010 gene encoding cystatin-POGU1-like translates to MARLCAPGAAAGGARIFGLWLLLCLPALLVRAEMVAGGLQERPVSDPDVQKAATFALTAYNQASNSLFYYRQLRLVKAESQVVAGIKYYLTMEVVNTLCEKKAGSTLKEVDIQNCAVPLAGEQQKQICIFQVWSRPWLNDIRLVHMSCEATRS, encoded by the exons ATGGCTCGTCTGTGCGCACCTGGAGCTGCAGCCGGCGGGGCGCGCATCTTCGGCCTTTGGCTGCTACTCTGCCTGCCCGCGCTGCTTGTGCGGGCGGAGATGGTGGCCGGGGGCTTGCAGGAGCGCCCCGTCTCGGATCCCGACGTGCAGAAGGCCGCCACCTTCGCCCTGACCGCCTACAACCAGGCCAGCAACAGCCTCTTCTACTACCGGCAGCTGCGCCTCGTGAAGGCGGAAAGCCAG GTTGTGGCAGGAATAAAATATTACTTGACCATGGAGGTGGTGAACACACTGTGTGAAAAGAAGGCTGGGTCGACATTGAAAGAAGTGGACATCCAAAATTGTGCAGTGCCCTTGGCAGGAGAACAGCAG AAACAAATCTGCATATTCCAAGTCTGGTCTCGCCCTTGGCTGAACGACATACGTCTGGTGCATATGAGCTGTGAAGCGACTCGTTCCTGA